The following are encoded together in the Juglans microcarpa x Juglans regia isolate MS1-56 chromosome 2D, Jm3101_v1.0, whole genome shotgun sequence genome:
- the LOC121250046 gene encoding cyclin-dependent kinase C-1-like: MAVAGPGQLNVEEYPSWGSRSVDCFEKLEQIGEGTYGQVYMAREIRTGEIVALKRIRMDNEKEGFPITAIREIKILKKLHHENVIKLKEIVTSPGPETDEQGNQDGNKFKGGIYMVFEYMDHDLTGLADRPGLRFTVPQIKCYMKQLLTGLHYCHVNQVLHRDIKGSNLLIDNEGNLKLADFGLARSFSTDHTGNLTNRVITLWYRPPELLLGATKYGPAVDMWSVGCIFAELLNGKPILPGKNEPEQLNKIFELCGSPDEINWPGVSKMPWYNNFKPSRPMKRRIREVFRHFDRHALDLLDLMLTLNPDKRISAQDALVAEYFWNDPLPCDPKSLPKYESSHEFQTKKKRQQQRQNEETAKRQKLQHPQPHTRLPPIQHTGQAHPSHWHGPNHPIGNAQPPVSTGPSHHQYGRPRGPPGGPNRYPPSANQSGGYNQNRSAQVGSYSGGPYPPQGRGPPYGGSGMPAPGQRGATSGYGVAPPNYSQSSQFGGSAGGRGPNPLGGNRNQQYGWQQ; this comes from the exons ATGGCAGTAGCCGGACCAGGGCAGCTTAACGTGGAGGAGTACCCTTCTTGGGGGTCCCGAAGCGTCGACTGTTTCGAGAAATTGGAGCAGATCGGCGAAGGCACTTATGG TCAAGTTTATATGGCCAGAGAAATTAGAACTGGGGAAATTGTTGCCTTGAAAAGGATACGCATGGACAATGAAAAAGAAGGg TTTCCTATAACAGCCATTCGGGAAATCAAGATTCTGAAGAAGCTTCATCATGAAAATGTTATTAAGTTAAAAGAGATTGTGACGTCTCCAG GTCCTGAGACAGACGAGCAAGGGAATCAAG ATGGTAATAAGTTTAAGGGAGGCATCTACATGGTTTTTGAGTACATGGACCATGACTTGACTGGCCTTGCCGACCGTCCTGGGCTGAGATTTACGGTTCCCCAGATCAAA TGTTATATGAAGCAGTTATTGACTGGGCTCCATTATTGTCATGTTAATCAAGTGCTTCATCGGGACATTAAAG GTTCTAATCTTTTGATAGATAATGAGGGAAATTTGAAGTTAGCGGACTTTGGGCTTGCACGATCATTTTCTACTGACCATACTGGGAATCTTACTAACCGTGTCATCACTTTGTGGTATAG GCCACCAGAGTTGCTGCTGGGAGCCACAAAGTATGGCCCTGCTGTTGATATGTGGTCTGTTGGTTGTATCTTTGCTGAGCTTTTGAATGGAAAACCAATCTTGCCTGGGAAAAATGAG CCTGAGCAATTGAACAAGATATTTGAGCTTTGTGGATCACCTGATGAGATCAACTGGCCTGGTGTTTCCAAGATGCCTTGGTATAATAATTTCAAGCCGTCAAGGCCAATGAAGAGACGTATCAGAGAGGTTTTCAGACA TTTTGACCGTCATGCTCTAGATTTGCTGGACCTCATGTTAACTCTAAATCCGGATAAG AGAATATCTGCCCAGGATGCACTAGTTGCAGAGTATTTCTGGAATGATCCCCTACCTTGTGATCCCAAGAG CCTCCCCAAGTATGAATCATCGCATGAGTTCCagacaaagaaaaaaaggcaGCAGCAACGACAAAACGAAGAAACAGCAAAGAGACAGAAATTGCAGCACCCTCAGCCACATACCCGTCTGCCCCCCATTCAGCATACTGGGCAAGCTCATCCTTCTCATTGGCATGGACCTAATCATCCCATCGGCAATGCACAGCCTCCAGTTTCTACTGGACCTAGTCATCACCAATATGGTAGGCCGCGTGGTCCTCCTGGAGGTCCAAATAGGTACCCTCCAAGTGCAAACCAGAGTGGAGGGTATAACCAAAACCGCAGTGCCCAAGTTGGAAGCTACAGTGGTGGGCCATatccaccacaaggacggggtCCACCATATGGTGGGAGTGGTATGCCCGCCCCAGGTCAAAGGGGGGCCACGAGTGGTTATGGTGTTGCCCCTCCGAATTACTCCCAAAGTAGTCAATTTGGAGGTTCAGCTGGTGGGAGAGGTCCAAACCCATTGGGTGGTAACCGAAATCAACAGTATGGTTGGCAGCAATAG